Below is a genomic region from Longimicrobiales bacterium.
CGAAGACCGGCGTGCCGATCCACTCGCTCTACGGGACGCCGAACCGCGGGCCGACACCCGCGATGCTCGAGAACGTGGACGTGCTGATCTACGACTTGCCGGAAGTCGGCGGGCGCACGTGGACATATGTGTCGGCAATGGCGCTCGCAATGCAGGCCGCCGCACGCAAGGGGATTCCGTTCGTGGTGCTTGACCGCGCCAACCCGATCGGCGGCGAGATCGTGGAGGGCGCACTCGTCGCGCCGGGCTTCACCTCCTCCATCGGCATGTATCCCATCCCCGCGCGTCACGGCATGACGGTCGGCGAGCTGGCGACGATGTTCAATCGGGAGCACGGCATCAATGCGGAGCTCATCGTCGCACGCGTGGCGAACTGGAAACGCTCGCAGTGGTTCGAGGATCTCGGCATGCCGTGGGTGAACCCGTCGCCGAACCTGCGCTCGCCCGCCGCACTGAAGAGCTACCCGGGCACAGTGTACTTCGAGGGTACGAACATCGCCGAGGGGCGCGGCACCGACCGGCCGTTTGAGCAGATCGGCGCAGCCTGGCTGGACGCGCCTGCGGTCGTGCGACGAATGAACGAGATGCGACTGCCCGGCATCCGCTTCGAGGCCGTCACGCTCCCGATGGAAGCGACAGCCCGCAAGTTCGCGGGACAGGACATACCCGGCATCCGGCTGCACATCACCGACCGCGAAGCATATCGTCCCGTACGCACGGCGCTGCTGCTCATCGACGCCATCCACAGGCAGCACCCGGACCACTTCGCGTGGAGCGGCACCATCAACCGGCTCACCGGGTCGGACCGCGTGCGTCACGCCGTCGAGGACGGACAGCTCAGCGCACTGCTCGACGACTGGGACCGCGAGGCCGCGGAGTTCACGGTGTATCGGAGAACGTTCCTGCTGTATCCGTGATCAGTCCACCTGCATCGAACCACCTCACACGCCGCCCGGCACCTGACGGCTCGACGATCAGCGAGAGTTGCACAACGCAAAAGGGCCACACAGTCGAGTGACGGTGTGGCCGCAGGTTACATGATGCGCCCGAGTGGATTCGAACCACTGGCCTCATCCTCCGGAGGGATTTGTTACTGCCGCGCGCTCACCGAAACGTCCCTGTTTGCGCCGAGTTCCCACGGTTGTCGCCGAGCCCCGCAGAGAGGTCGCGGTATGCGCTTTACCCGACACGTTACTCCGGCTTCATTCCTGTACGGCCGGCCGGTGCGTGTCGTCGTCCGGAAACCGCGACTACCGTGTGCGCGCAGCACTGTCCGGGCCGTTACCGATCTGGCACGCCGACCGAATCCAGGACCGCACGGAACGCGGGGAGGCCGTGTAGGGGTGTGGACTGCAGCGTCGCCTGGAAAAAGGCCAGGTTGGCTCGCGCGTCGTACGCCGCGCGAATCCAGCGACTGGCCTCGGCCGTGTCCCCCGCCGCGCCGAAGGCGGCGGCGAGTTGGACGCTCGGCACATACTGCTCCGCCGCACGTGCCTTCAGCGTTCCTGCGATCGCGCGGGCTTCCGCGGTTCGACCTGCGTCCGCGTAGATGATGGCGTAACCAGCCGCGGCATACGATCCTTCAGTGCGGACGAATTCGTCGATCGTTCGGCCGGCGCGCACGTCCTCGATGAGCGCGAGCGCGTCCGCGAGACGTCCCTCACGCCACGCGAGCCAGGTGTGCAGGTGCCGGATCTCGTCCGAATCGGCCCCTGCATCCCGCAATTGTTCGATCGTGACTCGCAGATCCTGGGTTCGGCCGCTCGCCAGATAGAGGCCGGCGAGCGTGCTGAGCGGGAGGAGCCCCGCCGGATCGAGGGCCCGTGCGCGCTCCGCCTCGCGGATCGCCGCCTCGGTGTCGCCCAGCACATACAGGTACCAGACATAGCAGATGCAGCGGGTGTAAACGACGCGGTTCACCGAGAAGGAGCGCCGGTAGTTGCGCTCGGCGGCCTCCCAGTCCCAGTCATAAAACCAGTTGATGCTGGCCAGGGCCACGTAGCCCTCCGAGAGATTGTCGTCCAGCTCGAGGGCGCGGAGAGCGGCCGCCCTCGCGCGCGGCAGGTTCTCGTCAGGACGGCCCGGCAGCAGCATGTATGCGTCGGCGAGTCCGGCGTAGGCGAGGGCATATCCGGCATCCAGTTCCAGAGCCGCCTGGTAGTGTTGGATGGCGGCACTCAGGTTTTCGAGCGTGGCGCCCTGCCAGAACGCGAATCGTCCCTTCGCATACTGGTCGAACGCCGCCACGTTGCTGGTGCCGTGCGCCGGCAGCGAAGCCGGTCGCAGGTTCGGCAGCAGGTTTGCAACAACCTGCCGCGATATGTCGTCCTGGATCCTGAAGACGTCTGCCAGCGCGCGGTGTTCATACGTTTTGGACCAGACCTGGAACCCGTTGTCCACCTTTACCAGCTGGACAGTAATACGGACCCGGTCGCCTGTACGTCGAACACTTCCTTCGACCACGTACGCGACGTTCAGCTTGCGTCCGATCTCGGTGATGTCAGCGTTCACTCCCTTGAACGCGAAGGCGGATGTGCGCGCCGCCACGCGCAAATCCTTCATCTGCGAAAGCCGGGTGATCAACTCCTCCGTAAGACCATCGCTGAAGTACTCGTCCTGAGCGTCGGGGGCGACGTTGACGAAGGGCAGCACGGCGACGGAGCGGGCGGATTCGGCGTTCGCGGTGCCAGCAGCGCTCAGCGCACCGAATGATTCGCGGCGCTGCAGCAAGACTCCGCCGATGAGCATCAGCCCCACGACCGCAGTCGCGACCGCGCCCGCGCCCCGGCGGATAGGCCGCGCCCCTGGTGCGGAGCCGACTGGGGAAACGGGCGGTGCGTCGTCGAAGCCAGGAGCATGCTGTGCCGCCCCGGGTGGAGCGCTCACAACAGGCGTCGCAGCCGTCCACGCAGGTTGACCAAGCGTGGCCGCCAAGGCGGTGATTTCCGGGGCCGGCTCGGCACCCAGCTCCTCACGGAGCCTCCGGGTGTGCTGGCGAGCGTGCGCAGCGGCTGCTCCCGGCTCGCCCGCGCGTATGAGCGCCTCCATGAGGCGCAACGCCACGCGCGAGCTATAGGGATCCATGCCGGCCAGGCGGCGCCACCGTTCCGCCGCAGCCCGATCATCCCCGGCAGCCTCCGCCCTCTCACCGAGCCGCTCGTGCGCCGCCGCGCACGCCCGCGCCAGCCGATCCCGCTCCGCCTCGAGCCACGGCTCGAACTCGCCCGCGTCCGGCAGGAAAAAGCCTTCCATGAAAGGACCGCCGCAGTGCTGCACGGCCACCTCGTCGTCCCCGCGGTCGAGTGCATCCAGAAACTTCCCCACATCGCTCGGCAGGCGCGCGGCGTCGAGCCGGAGACCGTCGGCCGAGGAGGTGATGACGTCGCTGCCGAGCGCCTGGCGCAGCACGTACACCGAGTTGGAGAGCAGGTGGCGAGCGCGCGCGGTTTCAGCTTCCGGCCACAGGAGGCCGACCAGACGGTCCCGCGTAACCCCTGAATCCCGCGCGGTTGCCAGCAGCGCCAGCAGTGCCAGCCGCTGTCGCTGGGCCGCGCGTCCGCCCGCCGATGCAAGGCCGTGCAGTTGGGGTCTACCAAAGAGCTGGAGATGCATTCTCAGCCCGGGTGATAAAAAGGTGAGAGCCGCCGGAGATCTGGGGGATGTCGACTCCCTAGTGTAGTCCGCACCCACCCGGGAGACAATAACGATGTCCCCCGTCCGCTGACCTTTACTGGAGCCGAATCATGCGACAAATCCCCGCCGTGGCGCTGCGCGC
It encodes:
- a CDS encoding DUF1343 domain-containing protein; translation: MRVLFPALLLVASCAHPGGDAAISASASAYRPGVETFLADLPPALRGARVALISNHGAVDRSGALVIDRIAEHPDLTLVALLAPEHGIRADIADGHAIADDVDAKTGVPIHSLYGTPNRGPTPAMLENVDVLIYDLPEVGGRTWTYVSAMALAMQAAARKGIPFVVLDRANPIGGEIVEGALVAPGFTSSIGMYPIPARHGMTVGELATMFNREHGINAELIVARVANWKRSQWFEDLGMPWVNPSPNLRSPAALKSYPGTVYFEGTNIAEGRGTDRPFEQIGAAWLDAPAVVRRMNEMRLPGIRFEAVTLPMEATARKFAGQDIPGIRLHITDREAYRPVRTALLLIDAIHRQHPDHFAWSGTINRLTGSDRVRHAVEDGQLSALLDDWDREAAEFTVYRRTFLLYP
- a CDS encoding BTAD domain-containing putative transcriptional regulator, with the protein product MHLQLFGRPQLHGLASAGGRAAQRQRLALLALLATARDSGVTRDRLVGLLWPEAETARARHLLSNSVYVLRQALGSDVITSSADGLRLDAARLPSDVGKFLDALDRGDDEVAVQHCGGPFMEGFFLPDAGEFEPWLEAERDRLARACAAAHERLGERAEAAGDDRAAAERWRRLAGMDPYSSRVALRLMEALIRAGEPGAAAAHARQHTRRLREELGAEPAPEITALAATLGQPAWTAATPVVSAPPGAAQHAPGFDDAPPVSPVGSAPGARPIRRGAGAVATAVVGLMLIGGVLLQRRESFGALSAAGTANAESARSVAVLPFVNVAPDAQDEYFSDGLTEELITRLSQMKDLRVAARTSAFAFKGVNADITEIGRKLNVAYVVEGSVRRTGDRVRITVQLVKVDNGFQVWSKTYEHRALADVFRIQDDISRQVVANLLPNLRPASLPAHGTSNVAAFDQYAKGRFAFWQGATLENLSAAIQHYQAALELDAGYALAYAGLADAYMLLPGRPDENLPRARAAALRALELDDNLSEGYVALASINWFYDWDWEAAERNYRRSFSVNRVVYTRCICYVWYLYVLGDTEAAIREAERARALDPAGLLPLSTLAGLYLASGRTQDLRVTIEQLRDAGADSDEIRHLHTWLAWREGRLADALALIEDVRAGRTIDEFVRTEGSYAAAGYAIIYADAGRTAEARAIAGTLKARAAEQYVPSVQLAAAFGAAGDTAEASRWIRAAYDARANLAFFQATLQSTPLHGLPAFRAVLDSVGVPDR